In the genome of Porphyrobacter sp. ULC335, one region contains:
- a CDS encoding K+/H+ antiporter subunit F produces MIAYALAFGFAAFGLALAMNLWRLFKGPGVADRILALDTMVINVIGLIVLTGIAEGSGTSFEAALLLAMVGFVGTVAYAKFLLRGDIIE; encoded by the coding sequence TCGCATATGCGCTCGCCTTCGGCTTTGCCGCGTTCGGCCTGGCGCTGGCGATGAACCTGTGGCGGCTGTTCAAGGGGCCGGGTGTCGCCGACCGCATCCTCGCGCTCGATACGATGGTCATCAACGTGATCGGATTGATCGTGCTCACCGGCATCGCCGAGGGCAGCGGCACGTCCTTTGAAGCGGCGCTGCTGCTGGCGATGGTCGGCTTTGTCGGGACGGTCGCCTATGCCAAGTTCCTGCTGCGCGGGGACATCATCGAATGA